One region of Peribacillus simplex genomic DNA includes:
- the clpC gene encoding ATP-dependent protease ATP-binding subunit ClpC, with protein sequence MMFGRFTERAQKVLALAQEEAIRLGHNNIGTEHILLGLVREGDGIAAKALYALGLGPDKIQKEVENLIGRGQDTAQTIHYTPRAKKVIELSMDEARKLGHSYVGTEHVLLGLIREGEGVAARVLNNLGVSLNKARQQVLQLLGSNESGGHQGSAASNASTPTLDGLARDLTAIAREGSLDPVIGRSKEIQRVIEVLSRRTKNNPVLIGEPGVGKTAIAEGLAQQIINNEVPEILRDKRVMTLDMGTVVAGTKYRGEFEDRLKKVMDEIRQAGNIILFIDELHTLIGAGGAEGAIDASNILKPSLARGELQCIGATTLDEYRKYIEKDAALERRFQPIQVDEPTMQESIQILKGLRDRYEAHHRVSITDEAIDAAVKLSDRYISDRFLPDKAIDLIDEAGSKVRLRSYTTPPNLKELEVKLDDVRKEKDASVQSQEFEKAASLRDTEQRLREQLEETKKTWKEKQGQENSEVTVDDIAHVVSSWTGVPVTKLAQTESDKLLNMESILHDRVIGQEEAVIAVSKAVRRARAGLKDPKRPIGSFIFLGPTGVGKTELARALAESIFGDEDAMIRIDMSEYMEKHSTSRLVGSPPGYVGYEEGGQLTEKVRRKPYSVVLLDEIEKAHPDVFNILLQVLEDGRLTDSKGRTVDFRNTILIMTSNVGASALKTDKYVGFNIQDTGQDYKNMKGKVMEELKRAFRPEFLNRIDETIVFHSLEKDHLKQIVTLMSNQLTTRLKEQEIYLELTDAAREKIATEGFDPEYGARPIRRALQKHVEDYLSEELLKGNVKKGQTVVMDVVNNEFAIRQGEPVNISE encoded by the coding sequence ATGATGTTTGGTCGTTTTACTGAAAGAGCCCAGAAAGTATTAGCATTAGCCCAAGAAGAGGCAATCCGTTTAGGTCATAATAATATTGGCACGGAACATATTTTACTGGGCCTTGTCCGAGAAGGTGATGGCATTGCAGCCAAAGCGTTATATGCACTTGGATTGGGTCCGGATAAGATACAGAAAGAAGTGGAAAATTTAATTGGCCGTGGACAGGATACGGCTCAAACGATACATTATACCCCAAGAGCCAAGAAAGTCATTGAGCTTTCCATGGATGAGGCAAGAAAATTAGGTCACTCATATGTTGGAACAGAACATGTACTTCTAGGTTTGATACGAGAAGGGGAAGGTGTAGCTGCCCGCGTGTTGAATAATCTGGGAGTTAGCTTAAATAAAGCTCGACAGCAGGTATTACAACTTTTGGGAAGCAATGAATCAGGTGGTCATCAAGGTTCAGCTGCCTCAAATGCAAGCACACCGACTTTGGATGGCCTTGCCCGTGATTTAACGGCCATTGCCCGGGAAGGAAGCTTGGATCCCGTTATCGGAAGAAGTAAGGAAATACAGCGTGTCATTGAAGTATTAAGCCGCCGTACAAAAAATAACCCAGTATTGATTGGTGAACCTGGGGTAGGTAAAACTGCCATTGCTGAAGGTCTTGCCCAACAGATCATCAATAATGAGGTACCTGAAATTTTACGTGATAAACGCGTAATGACACTTGATATGGGTACTGTTGTGGCTGGTACTAAATACCGTGGTGAATTTGAGGACCGATTGAAGAAAGTAATGGACGAAATTCGTCAAGCGGGTAATATCATCTTATTCATCGATGAATTGCACACATTGATTGGTGCAGGCGGTGCAGAAGGTGCCATCGATGCTTCGAATATCCTTAAACCATCATTGGCCCGTGGTGAATTACAATGTATCGGTGCTACTACTTTGGATGAGTACCGAAAGTATATTGAAAAAGATGCTGCGCTTGAACGTCGTTTCCAGCCAATCCAGGTCGATGAACCAACTATGCAAGAGTCCATTCAAATTCTAAAGGGTTTGCGTGACCGTTATGAAGCCCATCACCGTGTATCGATTACGGATGAAGCGATTGATGCCGCAGTCAAATTATCCGACCGTTATATTTCCGATCGCTTTTTACCGGATAAAGCGATTGACTTGATTGATGAAGCTGGATCCAAGGTTCGGTTGCGCTCATACACTACGCCTCCAAACTTAAAGGAACTTGAAGTGAAGCTAGATGATGTCCGTAAGGAAAAGGATGCTTCCGTTCAAAGCCAGGAATTTGAAAAAGCTGCATCGCTTCGCGATACAGAACAACGCTTAAGAGAACAATTGGAAGAAACGAAAAAGACTTGGAAAGAAAAACAAGGGCAAGAGAACAGTGAAGTGACTGTGGATGACATTGCACACGTCGTATCCAGCTGGACTGGAGTTCCAGTCACAAAACTGGCGCAAACAGAGTCAGATAAACTGCTTAATATGGAATCAATCCTCCACGATCGCGTAATCGGGCAGGAAGAGGCCGTCATTGCGGTTTCTAAAGCAGTACGGCGTGCAAGAGCAGGTTTGAAAGATCCTAAACGTCCAATTGGTTCATTCATCTTTCTGGGACCTACAGGGGTGGGTAAAACCGAGCTAGCCCGAGCTTTAGCTGAATCCATTTTTGGTGATGAAGATGCAATGATCCGCATTGATATGTCCGAATATATGGAGAAACATTCAACTTCACGTCTTGTTGGATCACCTCCAGGATATGTTGGATATGAAGAAGGCGGGCAGTTAACGGAAAAGGTGCGGAGGAAACCATATTCCGTCGTTCTGCTTGATGAAATAGAAAAGGCACATCCCGATGTCTTCAATATTCTTCTGCAAGTATTGGAAGACGGAAGACTGACGGATTCCAAGGGGCGTACTGTAGATTTCAGGAATACCATTCTGATTATGACATCGAATGTAGGGGCGTCTGCCTTAAAAACTGATAAGTATGTCGGCTTTAACATCCAGGATACTGGCCAGGACTACAAGAATATGAAAGGGAAAGTGATGGAAGAACTCAAACGTGCATTCCGTCCGGAATTCCTGAATCGTATTGACGAAACTATCGTTTTCCACTCATTAGAGAAGGACCATTTGAAACAAATCGTTACATTGATGTCGAATCAACTTACTACCCGTTTGAAAGAACAGGAAATTTACTTGGAGCTGACAGATGCGGCTAGAGAAAAAATTGCTACGGAAGGTTTTGATCCTGAATATGGGGCACGACCAATCCGCAGGGCACTTCAGAAGCATGTAGAAGATTATCTCTCCGAAGAGTTGCTTAAAGGTAATGTGAAAAAAGGGCAAACGGTCGTGATGGATGTTGTGAATAATGAGTTTGCAATCCGACAAGGCGAGCCTGTCAATATAAGTGAATAA
- the radA gene encoding DNA repair protein RadA, with protein sequence MAVKKKTKFMCQSCGYESAKWMGKCPGCGEWNKMVEETEIVKPARKGAFTNSEVRGSGEREKAAPITTIQSEKEPRIKTDLMELNRALGGGIVQGSLVLIGGDPGIGKSTLLLQVSSQLAHKQKKVLYISGEESVKQTKLRADRLGTMSENLLVYAETDMDYIQQAITEVKPDLVIIDSIQTVYHSEVTSAPGSVSQVRECTASLMRIAKTNGIAIFIVGHVTKEGTIAGPRLLEHMVDTVLYFEGERHHTYRIIRAVKNRFGSTNEMGIFEMKEHGLEEVANPSEIFLEERSQGASGSTVVASMEGTRPVLVEIQALISPTSFGNPRRMATGIDHNRVSLLMAVLEKRVGLLLQNQDAYLKVAGGVKLDEPAIDLAVAISIASSFRDKPTNPADCIIGEVGLTGEVRRVSRIEQRVQEAAKLGFERVIIPANNIGGWTAPKGIKIVGVSSVSEALQQVLGG encoded by the coding sequence ATGGCTGTAAAAAAGAAAACCAAATTTATGTGTCAGTCTTGTGGATATGAGTCAGCGAAATGGATGGGGAAATGCCCAGGATGCGGTGAATGGAACAAAATGGTCGAGGAAACTGAAATCGTTAAACCTGCTAGAAAAGGTGCATTTACCAATTCAGAGGTCAGAGGTTCCGGAGAGCGGGAGAAGGCAGCACCCATAACTACTATTCAATCAGAAAAAGAACCCCGGATTAAGACGGATTTAATGGAATTGAATCGTGCTCTTGGGGGCGGGATCGTACAGGGATCCCTTGTTTTGATTGGGGGGGATCCGGGTATCGGTAAATCGACCCTACTTTTGCAGGTATCTTCCCAATTGGCGCATAAACAGAAAAAAGTGCTTTATATATCAGGCGAAGAATCAGTCAAGCAGACCAAGTTGAGAGCGGATCGGCTTGGGACCATGTCAGAAAATCTACTGGTTTATGCTGAAACCGATATGGACTATATCCAACAGGCGATTACAGAGGTGAAACCGGATTTGGTCATTATTGACTCCATTCAAACGGTGTACCATTCGGAGGTTACATCTGCTCCGGGAAGCGTTTCACAAGTGAGGGAGTGCACAGCCTCACTCATGCGTATTGCTAAAACGAATGGGATTGCGATCTTTATCGTCGGGCATGTTACAAAGGAAGGTACCATTGCAGGGCCTCGGCTGCTAGAGCATATGGTAGACACCGTTTTATATTTCGAGGGAGAAAGACACCATACATATCGAATTATACGTGCGGTCAAGAACCGCTTTGGTTCGACGAATGAGATGGGTATTTTTGAAATGAAAGAACATGGCTTGGAAGAGGTTGCGAATCCATCGGAAATTTTCCTTGAAGAACGGTCGCAAGGAGCGTCTGGTTCTACAGTCGTTGCATCCATGGAAGGAACAAGGCCAGTGCTTGTCGAAATTCAAGCATTGATTTCACCTACGAGTTTTGGCAATCCAAGGCGGATGGCCACAGGGATTGACCACAATCGGGTTTCGCTCTTAATGGCTGTTCTGGAAAAGAGGGTGGGCCTGTTGCTCCAAAATCAAGATGCGTATTTAAAGGTTGCTGGTGGTGTCAAGCTGGATGAACCGGCAATTGATCTCGCTGTCGCAATCAGCATTGCCTCGAGCTTCCGTGATAAACCAACAAACCCTGCCGATTGCATCATTGGTGAAGTGGGGCTGACAGGGGAGGTAAGAAGGGTGTCACGAATTGAGCAAAGGGTGCAGGAAGCAGCAAAACTAGGGTTTGAGCGGGTTATAATACCGGCGAATAATATAGGGGGATGGACTGCGCCAAAAGGTATTAAGATCGTTGGTGTTTCATCGGTTTCAGAGGCTCTTCAACAAGTGTTAGGGGGTTAA
- the disA gene encoding DNA integrity scanning diadenylate cyclase DisA: MTDKKGYEKTKLEILQIVAPGTPLREGIENVLRANTGGLIVVGYNEKVRTIVDGGFEINCNCTPSTLYELAKMDGAIILNEKADTIIFANAQLVPDNSTPSTETGMRHRTAERVARETKSLVIAISQRRNVITLYQGNFRYALKDIGVILAKANLAIQTLEKYKVVLQQSISVLGALEFEEIVTYADLLQVFHRYVMVLRIKAELLTYLNELGTEGRLIRLQMNEILADIETEGKWLIKDYTSSNDEKPEEIISRLQELAMQEKLDESILLKVLGYHGYIHLDESVHPRGYRILHKIPRLPGLIIENLVKQFGSFSEVNKATVENLDDVEGIGEVRANKIKEGLRILKNQLVTNRRM; the protein is encoded by the coding sequence ATGACAGATAAAAAAGGGTATGAGAAAACAAAACTGGAGATTCTGCAAATTGTAGCTCCGGGTACCCCGCTTCGGGAGGGTATTGAAAATGTCCTGAGGGCAAATACGGGTGGTTTGATAGTGGTCGGATATAACGAGAAGGTTCGAACGATTGTAGATGGCGGCTTCGAAATTAACTGTAACTGTACCCCAAGTACATTGTATGAGCTGGCGAAGATGGACGGGGCCATCATTTTAAATGAAAAGGCCGATACGATCATTTTCGCAAATGCCCAATTAGTTCCCGATAATAGTACACCTTCCACAGAAACGGGAATGCGGCATCGGACAGCGGAACGTGTAGCAAGGGAGACCAAATCGTTGGTCATTGCAATCTCACAACGTCGGAATGTCATAACTTTATATCAAGGCAATTTCCGGTATGCCCTCAAAGATATAGGAGTCATACTCGCCAAGGCTAATTTAGCCATTCAAACCTTGGAAAAATACAAGGTGGTTCTACAGCAGAGCATATCGGTATTAGGAGCACTGGAGTTTGAGGAAATCGTGACCTATGCCGACCTTTTGCAGGTATTTCACCGTTATGTAATGGTACTCAGAATCAAGGCGGAGCTATTAACGTATCTTAATGAGCTTGGTACGGAAGGAAGATTGATCCGTCTGCAGATGAATGAGATCCTGGCGGATATTGAAACGGAAGGGAAGTGGCTTATCAAGGATTATACCTCCAGCAATGATGAAAAACCTGAGGAAATCATTTCTCGGCTTCAAGAGTTGGCGATGCAGGAAAAACTGGACGAAAGCATACTTCTAAAGGTGCTGGGCTATCACGGATACATACATCTTGATGAGTCAGTACACCCCCGTGGTTACCGTATTCTTCATAAAATCCCACGCTTGCCGGGTTTGATCATCGAAAATTTAGTGAAACAGTTCGGAAGCTTTAGCGAAGTCAATAAAGCAACGGTTGAAAACCTTGACGATGTAGAGGGTATTGGCGAAGTCCGTGCCAATAAAATTAAAGAGGGGCTCCGTATTTTAAAAAATCAACTGGTTACAAATAGAAGGATGTAA
- a CDS encoding PIN/TRAM domain-containing protein — protein sequence MLKRIIQACFLIVGGTLGMLLIPELLIVLHADDIALINNPYVSVLLGAIIFYLITFWAVDHVIYFMKWLEEQLVKIPITDIIFGSVGLLVGLLAAFLVGSAFSAIKVVPIILTLLFGYLGFQVGFKKRDELLNLFTKNNKKKNSEGEAGEEDEEGYSKRLKILDTSVIIDGRIADICQTGFLEGTIVIPQFVLNELQHIADSSDALKRNRGRRGLDILNRIQKDLPIKVEMYEGDFEDIQEVDSKLVKLAKISGGMVVTNDFNLNKVCEFQNVAVLNINDLANAVKPVVLPGEEMNVQVIKDGKEQNQGIAYLDDGTMIVVEGGRDHIGKRIDVLVTSVLQTSAGRMIFAKPKLLEKAL from the coding sequence ATGTTAAAACGCATTATACAAGCATGCTTCTTAATAGTCGGCGGAACACTGGGAATGTTACTTATTCCAGAATTATTAATTGTTTTACATGCAGATGATATTGCTTTAATAAACAATCCTTATGTAAGTGTACTGTTGGGTGCCATTATCTTTTATCTTATTACTTTTTGGGCAGTAGATCATGTGATCTATTTTATGAAGTGGCTGGAGGAACAGCTTGTTAAGATACCAATTACGGACATAATCTTTGGCAGCGTCGGTCTTTTAGTGGGGCTGCTTGCGGCGTTCCTGGTTGGCTCCGCCTTCAGTGCCATCAAGGTGGTTCCGATCATCCTTACGCTTTTATTTGGTTATCTTGGTTTCCAGGTGGGCTTTAAAAAACGGGATGAACTATTGAATCTATTCACGAAAAATAATAAGAAAAAGAATTCCGAGGGTGAAGCAGGCGAAGAGGATGAAGAGGGTTATAGCAAGCGGCTGAAGATTCTCGATACAAGCGTCATCATTGACGGCAGAATTGCGGATATCTGTCAGACAGGATTTCTAGAGGGGACCATAGTCATCCCTCAATTCGTATTAAACGAACTACAGCACATTGCTGATTCATCTGATGCCTTGAAAAGGAATCGTGGAAGACGTGGTTTGGATATCCTTAATCGGATTCAAAAAGACCTTCCGATTAAGGTGGAGATGTATGAGGGAGATTTTGAAGATATTCAGGAAGTGGACAGTAAACTGGTGAAGCTTGCCAAAATATCGGGCGGAATGGTCGTTACCAATGATTTCAATTTAAATAAAGTATGTGAGTTTCAAAATGTGGCGGTCCTTAATATCAATGACCTAGCCAATGCCGTTAAACCTGTTGTACTTCCTGGGGAAGAGATGAATGTACAGGTCATTAAGGACGGGAAAGAGCAGAACCAGGGCATCGCTTATTTAGACGATGGTACAATGATCGTTGTCGAGGGTGGCCGTGACCATATTGGAAAACGCATCGATGTACTTGTCACAAGTGTACTGCAAACCTCTGCAGGTCGTATGATATTCGCTAAACCGAAACTATTAGAAAAAGCATTATAA
- the ispD gene encoding 2-C-methyl-D-erythritol 4-phosphate cytidylyltransferase encodes MFYEVVIPAAGQGKRMKAGKNKLFIELSGIPIIVYTLRVFEEDPDCRGIILSINPAEKDYFSQLISKYGLKKVKKLVMGGKERQQSVYNGLQHAGEEIILVHDGARPFIDLGQISELTTAASLHGGAVIAVPVKDTIKKAANKKVLETVERSSLWAVQTPQAFRVSILKRAHEEAEAEAFLGTDDASLLERINEQVVIIEGNYDNIKITTQEDLYFAEAILHKKHGK; translated from the coding sequence ATGTTTTATGAAGTAGTGATACCTGCAGCTGGACAAGGAAAAAGAATGAAGGCGGGCAAGAATAAACTTTTTATTGAACTATCGGGTATCCCGATTATTGTTTATACACTACGTGTCTTCGAAGAAGATCCTGACTGTCGGGGGATTATCCTTTCGATAAACCCGGCAGAAAAGGATTATTTCAGTCAATTGATATCAAAGTATGGGCTTAAAAAGGTCAAGAAACTCGTCATGGGCGGCAAGGAGCGCCAACAAAGCGTTTATAATGGGCTGCAACATGCAGGAGAAGAAATCATCCTGGTCCATGACGGAGCTCGCCCTTTTATCGATCTGGGGCAAATCAGTGAATTGACTACCGCCGCTTCCCTTCATGGAGGTGCCGTTATTGCAGTGCCAGTTAAGGATACGATTAAAAAAGCGGCAAACAAAAAGGTATTGGAAACGGTGGAACGATCAAGCTTGTGGGCGGTACAAACTCCACAGGCTTTTCGTGTATCCATATTAAAAAGGGCGCATGAAGAGGCAGAGGCTGAAGCATTTTTAGGGACGGACGATGCAAGTTTGCTAGAACGGATCAATGAACAGGTAGTTATTATTGAGGGCAATTATGATAATATTAAAATTACGACTCAGGAAGACCTTTATTTTGCAGAAGCGATTTTACATAAAAAACATGGAAAATGA
- the ispF gene encoding 2-C-methyl-D-erythritol 2,4-cyclodiphosphate synthase, with the protein MFRIGQGYDVHQLVEGRPLIIGGITIPHEKGLLGHSDADVLLHTVADACLGAIGAGDIGKHFPDTDPEFKDADSAKLLQYIWAIVKKEGYTLGNADCTIIAQSPKMAPYIEAMRGRIAELLDASIDRINVKATTTEKLGFTGRSEGIAAQAVVLLVKSN; encoded by the coding sequence ATGTTTCGAATTGGACAAGGATATGACGTTCATCAGCTTGTTGAGGGAAGACCTTTGATTATTGGTGGAATTACTATTCCGCATGAGAAAGGTTTGCTAGGTCATTCTGATGCGGATGTCCTTCTGCATACTGTTGCTGATGCTTGCTTGGGGGCAATTGGTGCAGGGGATATCGGAAAGCATTTTCCGGATACGGATCCTGAATTTAAAGATGCCGATTCGGCAAAACTGCTGCAGTATATTTGGGCGATTGTAAAAAAAGAAGGATATACCCTAGGCAATGCGGATTGTACAATCATTGCACAAAGCCCGAAAATGGCACCATATATTGAAGCGATGCGAGGCAGGATTGCAGAACTTTTAGATGCCTCGATAGATAGAATTAATGTAAAGGCGACCACTACTGAGAAACTTGGGTTTACAGGCAGAAGCGAAGGAATCGCGGCACAGGCTGTTGTCTTATTAGTTAAATCTAACTAA
- the gltX gene encoding glutamate--tRNA ligase, whose protein sequence is MSSDIRVRYAPSPTGHLHIGNARTALFNYLYARNKGGKFIIRIEDTDQKRNIEGGEESQLKYLKWLGMDWDEGVDVGGEYGPYRQSERNDLYQELYQELLGKGLAYKCYCTEEELEAEREGQVERNETPKYSGKCKHLTEEEQAKLVAEGRKPSIRFAVPAGKVLTFKDMVKDDVSFETDGFGDFVIVKKDGIPTYNFAVAVDDHLMKISHVLRGDDHISNTPKQLMIYEAFGWEPPVFGHMTLIVNESRKKLSKRDESIIQFIEQYEELGYVPEALFNFITLLGWSPVGEEEIFTKEEFINLFDADRLSKSPALFDKQKLTWMNNQYVKQLDSDRAVELSMPHLIKAGKVSETLTAEEAEWVHGLVSLFQEQMSYGAEIVELSELFFKDEVEFEPEAKEVLAEEQVPEVMKAFLQEIEGLEEFKADEIKKSIKAVQKSTGHKGKKLFMPIRAAVTGQTHGPDLPKAISLLGKEKIKQRIQSILY, encoded by the coding sequence ATGAGCAGCGATATTCGAGTTCGCTATGCACCGAGTCCTACTGGACATTTACATATAGGTAATGCACGGACGGCTTTATTTAATTATTTATACGCACGAAATAAAGGCGGGAAGTTCATCATCCGCATTGAAGATACCGACCAAAAGAGGAATATTGAAGGCGGCGAGGAAAGTCAGCTTAAATATTTGAAATGGCTTGGAATGGACTGGGATGAAGGTGTTGATGTTGGCGGTGAATACGGTCCATATCGTCAATCCGAACGGAACGACCTTTATCAGGAATTATATCAAGAACTTTTAGGTAAGGGTTTGGCTTATAAATGCTATTGTACGGAAGAAGAGCTTGAAGCAGAGCGAGAAGGACAGGTCGAACGGAACGAAACGCCAAAATATTCAGGGAAGTGCAAGCATTTAACTGAAGAAGAGCAAGCGAAACTGGTGGCTGAAGGAAGAAAACCAAGCATTCGCTTTGCCGTTCCAGCGGGGAAAGTCCTTACTTTCAAAGATATGGTTAAGGATGACGTTTCGTTTGAAACAGATGGTTTTGGTGATTTTGTTATCGTTAAAAAAGATGGAATCCCAACCTATAACTTTGCAGTTGCAGTCGATGATCACTTGATGAAGATTTCCCATGTCCTGCGTGGTGATGACCATATCTCCAATACTCCAAAACAATTGATGATTTATGAAGCATTTGGATGGGAACCGCCGGTATTCGGACATATGACGCTGATTGTAAACGAAAGCAGGAAGAAACTGAGTAAACGTGATGAGTCGATCATTCAATTCATTGAGCAATATGAAGAGCTTGGTTATGTACCTGAAGCTTTATTCAATTTCATTACGTTACTAGGATGGTCTCCGGTTGGGGAGGAAGAGATTTTCACGAAAGAAGAGTTCATTAATCTTTTCGATGCAGATCGATTGTCTAAATCACCTGCACTTTTCGATAAGCAAAAGCTTACATGGATGAATAACCAATACGTGAAGCAATTGGACAGCGATCGTGCAGTGGAATTGTCAATGCCTCACTTAATTAAAGCAGGGAAGGTTTCGGAGACACTAACTGCTGAAGAAGCAGAGTGGGTACACGGCCTAGTTTCCCTTTTTCAAGAGCAGATGAGCTATGGAGCGGAAATAGTTGAGCTATCTGAACTGTTTTTCAAGGATGAGGTCGAGTTCGAGCCAGAAGCTAAGGAAGTGTTGGCTGAAGAACAGGTACCTGAAGTCATGAAAGCTTTCCTTCAGGAAATCGAGGGGCTTGAAGAATTTAAAGCGGACGAAATCAAGAAGTCGATAAAAGCGGTACAAAAAAGCACAGGGCATAAAGGGAAAAAATTATTCATGCCGATAAGGGCTGCCGTCACGGGTCAAACACATGGCCCTGACTTGCCTAAGGCGATTTCATTACTGGGCAAAGAAAAAATTAAACAGCGAATTCAGAGTATTTTATATTAA
- the cysE gene encoding serine O-acetyltransferase has translation MLKMFKEDIEVVFDQDPAARSYFEVILTYAGLHAIWSHRMAHALFKKKFFFLARSISQISRFFTGIEIHPGATIGRRFFIDHGMGIVIGETCEIGDNVSVFQGVTLGGTGKEKGKRHPTIKDNVLIATGAKVLGSITVGENSKIGAGSVVLKEVPPNSTVVGIPGKVVIQDGIKINKDLNHCDLPDPINDRFKELDSEIRSLRAKLAEQKQEERSL, from the coding sequence TTGTTAAAGATGTTTAAAGAGGATATCGAAGTGGTTTTTGATCAAGATCCTGCTGCACGCAGTTATTTCGAAGTCATTTTGACGTATGCGGGTTTACATGCTATTTGGAGCCATAGGATGGCTCACGCACTATTTAAGAAGAAGTTCTTTTTCCTGGCGAGAAGTATATCTCAAATCAGTCGGTTTTTTACCGGAATTGAAATCCATCCAGGGGCCACCATTGGCCGTCGTTTCTTCATTGACCACGGAATGGGGATCGTCATTGGCGAAACTTGTGAAATTGGTGACAATGTGTCTGTCTTTCAAGGTGTAACCCTAGGGGGGACGGGAAAGGAAAAGGGAAAACGTCATCCTACGATAAAGGATAATGTGTTGATTGCAACAGGAGCAAAAGTGCTGGGTTCCATTACTGTTGGTGAAAACTCCAAAATCGGTGCCGGATCAGTCGTTTTAAAGGAAGTGCCACCTAATTCAACAGTTGTGGGCATTCCAGGTAAAGTGGTCATTCAAGATGGTATCAAAATCAACAAAGACCTAAATCATTGTGATCTTCCTGATCCAATTAATGATCGCTTTAAGGAATTGGATAGCGAGATCAGGTCCTTAAGAGCGAAGCTGGCTGAACAGAAGCAGGAAGAAAGGAGTCTATAA
- the cysS gene encoding cysteine--tRNA ligase yields the protein MAIKIYNTATRKKETFVPIEEGKVKMYVCGPTVYNYIHIGNARPAIVFDTVRRYLDYRGYDVQFVSNFTDVDDKLIRAAKELGEDVPTISERFIKAYFEDVSALGCKKADAHPTVMENMDAIIEFISALIEKGFAYESEGDVYYRTRKFDGYGKLSHQSIDELRVGARIEIGEKKQDALDFALWKAAKDDEISWESPWGRGRPGWHIECSAMVKKYLGDTIDIHAGGQDLAFPHHENEIAQSEALTGKTFANYWMHNGYINIENEKMSKSLGNFVLVHDIIQKHDPQVLRFFMLSVHYRHPINYSEEVLENVKASLDRLRTSYQNLKHRLQVSDGLTENNDVWLEKLNELHEQFTKEMDDDFNTANAISILFELSKQANYYLMEKNTDKEVIDAFLEKFNILFSVLGLSLEEEGLLDEEIEGLIQQRIQARKDRNFGLSDEIRDRLKNMNIILEDTPQGTRWKRG from the coding sequence ATGGCGATTAAAATATATAACACAGCTACAAGAAAAAAGGAAACCTTCGTCCCAATTGAAGAGGGAAAGGTGAAAATGTACGTATGTGGACCCACTGTCTACAATTACATTCATATTGGGAATGCAAGACCGGCAATCGTTTTTGATACCGTTCGTAGGTATTTGGATTACCGTGGATATGATGTGCAATTCGTTTCGAACTTTACGGATGTGGATGATAAGCTGATTCGTGCGGCAAAAGAATTGGGGGAAGATGTCCCAACCATATCAGAGCGATTCATCAAGGCTTATTTTGAAGACGTTTCGGCATTGGGCTGCAAAAAAGCGGATGCTCACCCAACCGTAATGGAGAACATGGATGCAATCATTGAATTCATCTCGGCATTAATTGAGAAAGGATTCGCTTATGAATCTGAAGGGGATGTGTATTACCGCACTCGTAAGTTTGATGGGTATGGAAAACTTTCACATCAGTCCATCGATGAGTTGCGAGTGGGGGCCCGTATTGAAATTGGGGAGAAAAAACAAGATGCCCTTGATTTTGCCCTTTGGAAAGCGGCCAAGGATGATGAAATATCTTGGGAGAGCCCATGGGGGAGAGGGCGTCCTGGCTGGCATATCGAGTGCTCCGCAATGGTCAAAAAGTATTTGGGGGATACAATCGATATTCATGCAGGAGGTCAAGATCTAGCTTTCCCGCATCATGAAAATGAAATTGCACAATCCGAAGCATTAACAGGCAAGACCTTTGCGAATTATTGGATGCATAACGGGTATATAAATATTGAGAATGAAAAAATGTCTAAGTCCTTAGGCAATTTCGTTCTTGTTCATGACATCATTCAGAAGCATGACCCACAAGTGTTACGCTTCTTCATGTTATCCGTTCATTACCGTCATCCCATCAATTATAGTGAAGAAGTGCTTGAAAATGTAAAAGCGTCTCTTGATCGGTTACGGACATCTTATCAAAACTTAAAGCATCGTCTTCAAGTAAGCGACGGATTGACTGAGAATAATGATGTTTGGTTGGAGAAACTTAATGAATTACATGAACAATTCACTAAGGAAATGGACGATGATTTTAACACTGCTAATGCAATTTCCATACTCTTTGAACTTTCCAAACAGGCAAATTATTACTTGATGGAGAAAAATACAGACAAGGAAGTCATTGATGCGTTCCTTGAAAAATTCAATATCTTATTTTCTGTCCTAGGTTTGTCCCTTGAAGAAGAGGGGCTTTTGGATGAAGAAATTGAAGGTTTGATCCAGCAGAGGATTCAAGCGCGGAAAGACCGCAATTTTGGGTTATCTGATGAAATTCGTGATCGATTGAAAAACATGAACATCATATTAGAGGATACCCCTCAAGGTACAAGATGGAAAAGAGGGTAA